In a single window of the Biomphalaria glabrata chromosome 5, xgBioGlab47.1, whole genome shotgun sequence genome:
- the LOC106066405 gene encoding uncharacterized protein LOC106066405, which translates to MDKQDEGKVKAIEQDVSQHQDSNQLEQLAYDNPLYSEVMEKTEKTITQLEHRTKIRTENFAKDDITEPSQTQHKAKNVPSSTQPAHDTENEQSGSTKPDSIEDDGNIREETRPHPEQEKPIEYEKYGARPKVYSQVKNPSQPNPKDSTKRAQQNDALPSTAPQTRTQRAALSRIAPEVVLETRTQRAAPSRIEPEVVLQTKPKPSKKKKTKAKYLFPYMSLPPISGGSPPNVTGKDKKRVKKLSESEDKPKVGTKKSVEKNPFKSLNVDNSETDSTVCEETTSPTFLSRIFNRNRSQFSTTKHKKKDKVKKGSSLTTADSTRDTTTASIETQYQQTEHSGLLQFFRNTLTTVFRHKPEFNTACDRRGYVNEELRHFEINPVGLASGIRRRLLVETLWKIIAPLDIEVSIESERDFRDHMTECPNIKKHNVSMLIQSFTLKELPRRYKVEQFIEFLKRFSDTVAQVITTEVSVDREEGNPMSALVGEHFLRAGSGYIMDRKISLFPNLSKGPCPCPECKNSGRGKETWALFELSTSKTFIHDDYEAERAVIKLFYNGIDCHVSLLYGLGLSAHQIPGDSTIINCCTHDEHAISVLQKILPGQQKMYESMQTIFQYEESLLVMISQPHGLEKKIAITQTIEKIAVQGKDNDISLSRYTYKIPTCRGTCGAPILIFGQTANIIKGIHNHMDSTFGHQVGHSVAARELDKNMKLMSKVDKRLRQKTNDQKPVNVDYQSPTGSQSETTAQHGTTSGHGETDDWEGTTESTKKML; encoded by the exons ACTCAACTCGAGCACAGAACTAAGATTAGAACTGAGAACTTTGCTAAAGATGACATTACTGAGCCAAGTCAAACCCAACATAAAGCTAAAAACGTTCCATCTTCTACACAACCAGCTCATGACACTGAAAATGAACAAAGTGGCAGCACTAAACCAGATAGTATTGAAGATGATGGTAATATAAGAGAGGAGACTCGCCCTCACCCTGAGCAAGAAAAGCCTATAGAATATGAAAAATATGGTGCAAGGCCTAAAGTATACTCACAGGTAAAAAATCCTAGCCAACCAAATCCAAAGGATAGCACAAAAAGAGCTCAACAAAATGATGCCCTTCCATCTACAGCTCCACAAACTAGAACCCAAAGAGCTGCCTTATCTCGCATTGCACCAGAGGTAGTGCTAGAAACTAGAACCCAGAGAGCTGCCCCATCTCGCATTGAACCAGAGGTAGTGCTACAAACAAAACCTAAACCttccaaaaagaaaaagaccAAAGCCAAATATCTATTCCCTTACATGTCTTTGCCACCAATATCTGGAGGATCCCCTCCCAATGTTACTGGAAAGGATAAAAAGCGTGTCAAAAAATTAAGTGAAAGTGAAGATAAACCAAAAGTTGGCACTAAAAAGTCGGttgaaaaaaatccttttaaaagtttaaatgttgATAATTCAGAAACTGACTCAACAGTGTGTGAAGAGACCACTTCACCCACATTTTTGTCTAGAATCTTCAATCGTAATAGGTCTCAATTCTCAACTACTAAGcacaaaaagaaagataaagtgaAAAAAGGAAGCAGTTTGACCACAGCAGATTCAACCAGAGATACAACTACTGCATCCATTGAAACTCAGTATCAACAAACAGAGCATTCAGGATTATTACAATTCTTCAGAAACACTTTGACCACAGTTTTTAGACATAAGCCAGAATTTAACACAGCCTGTGATAGAAGGGGTTATGTAAATGAAGAGTtaagacattttgaaataaatcctGTTGGTTTAGCTAGTGGTATCAGAAGACGTCTGCTGGTTGAGACTTTGTGGAAAATTATTG CTCCTCTGGACATTGAAGTTAGTATAGAGTCAGAGCGTGACTTCAGAGATCACATGACTGAGTGCCCAAACATAAAAAAGCATAACGTAAGCATGTTGATACAGAGCTTCACACTGAAAGAACTGCCAAGGCGTTACAAGGTAGAACAATTTATAGAGTTTTTAAAACGATTTTCTGATACAGTTGCACAAGTGATAACTACTGAAGTTAGTGTAGACAGGGAAGAGGGAAATCCAATGTCTGCTCTTGTGGGTGAGCATTTTCTACGTGCTGGCAGTGGTTACATCatggacagaaaaatatcaCTTTTTCCCAATTTATCCAAAGGACCATGTCCATGCCCTGAATGTAAAAACTCAGGAAGAGGTAAAGAAACCTGGGCACTTTTCGAACTGAGTACAAGCAAGACATTTATACATGATGATTATGAAGCTGAAAGAGCAGTCATCAAACTCTTCTACAATGGCATAGACTGCCATGTTAGTCTTCTTTATGGCTTGGGCCTTTCTGCTCATCAGATTCCTGGTGACAGTACTATCATCAATTGTTGTACACATGATGAGCATGCCATCTCTGTGCTTCAAAAAATTCTTCCTGGTCAACAAAAGATGTATGAATCAATGCAGACTATATTTCAATATGAAGAATCCCTCCTAGTGATGATATCCCAGCCTCATGGGTTAGAGAAAAAGATTGCCATCACCCAAACAATAGAAAAGATAGCTGTTCAGGGGAAAGACAATGATATCTCTCTGTCTAGATACACTTACAAGATACCAACTTGTAGAGGTACATGTGGTGCacctattttaatttttggtcAGACTGCCAACATTATCAAGGGTATACATAACCATATGGATTCTACTTTTGGGCATCAAGTAGGTCATAGTGTAGCTGCACGTGAATTAGACAAAAACATGAAGTTGATGAGCAAAGTTGACAAAAGGCTTAGACAAAAGACAAATGATCAGAAGCCAGTCAATGTTGATTATCAAAGTCCTACTGGTAGCCAGAGTGAAACTACTGCCCAGCACGGTACTACAAGTGGCCATGGTGAAACTGATGACTGGGAGGGTACTACAGAAAGTACTAAGAAAATGTTGTAA